One window from the genome of Spirosoma rhododendri encodes:
- a CDS encoding CoA-binding protein: MNVNHRKTVVIGATENVGRYANQAARSLLRHGHEVELVGLRPGTIEGRSIQTGQPALNDVDTVTLYVGTRNQANLYEYVKALKPRRVIFNPGTENPEFEKELQQVGIEPIEACTLVMLSIGNY, from the coding sequence ATGAATGTGAATCATAGAAAAACGGTTGTGATCGGCGCAACGGAGAACGTAGGCCGGTATGCAAATCAGGCTGCCCGAAGTTTGCTACGGCATGGGCATGAAGTCGAACTGGTGGGGCTCCGGCCGGGCACGATAGAGGGGCGCTCGATTCAGACCGGGCAACCTGCGCTGAATGATGTCGATACGGTGACGTTGTACGTTGGTACGCGCAATCAGGCCAATCTGTATGAGTATGTAAAGGCGCTGAAGCCTCGCCGGGTTATTTTTAACCCCGGCACGGAGAACCCGGAATTTGAGAAGGAATTGCAGCAGGTGGGCATAGAGCCGATCGAAGCCTGCACGTTGGTTATGCTGTCAATTGGGAATTATTGA
- a CDS encoding NUMOD4 domain-containing protein has translation MSDRRNQNFWNEKWVPIAFDEVENPPRYQVSNYGRLRSFQAGARSKAGDEKQAVTGTIIKGSTIQGYKSLNIRAEGKTLNRYVHKLVAEHFCDAKNADNTFVIHLDFDKQNNFYQNLKWVTKEDMIEHNRQNPNLKDRTVKRATSNYKLTESKVKIIKKLLRNDKNRLKMIAKQFGITHTQLNRIRSGENWKHVQIDEVQVMNEPKVKQLELTR, from the coding sequence ATGAGTGACCGGAGAAACCAGAACTTCTGGAATGAAAAGTGGGTACCCATCGCTTTCGATGAAGTAGAAAACCCACCTCGTTATCAGGTATCAAACTATGGGCGGCTACGCAGCTTTCAGGCCGGCGCGCGCAGCAAAGCCGGTGACGAAAAGCAAGCAGTGACCGGCACCATTATAAAAGGGTCGACCATTCAGGGCTATAAGTCGTTGAACATACGCGCTGAGGGCAAGACGCTGAATCGCTACGTTCACAAACTAGTGGCCGAGCATTTCTGCGATGCGAAAAACGCAGACAACACCTTCGTTATCCATCTTGATTTCGATAAGCAAAACAACTTCTACCAGAACCTGAAATGGGTGACGAAAGAAGACATGATCGAGCACAACCGGCAGAACCCGAACCTTAAAGACCGAACGGTGAAGCGGGCGACGAGCAATTATAAATTGACGGAGAGCAAAGTCAAGATCATCAAAAAACTGCTGCGAAACGACAAGAACCGGCTGAAGATGATCGCCAAGCAATTTGGCATCACCCATACACAACTCAACCGGATTCGGTCGGGCGAAAACTGGAAACACGTTCAGATCGACGAAGTACAGGTTATGAACGAGCCAAAAGTTAAACAGCTGGAACTGACCCGTTAA